The Desulfovibrio subterraneus genome has a segment encoding these proteins:
- a CDS encoding sigma-54-dependent transcriptional regulator: MKSIMIICRDETDRYTLLKELANHDVRVFPTLDDALEVLSRLFFDAVFIDLETLSGSFGSPHKGMKEVWKRRPSCEVVVLTPPDSVRLAVDAVRDGAADYLTAPVQPDELHLVMGHLFRSVELKTELGVQADDQWQEKTLDALQTQNPKMQALYEKVERVAGTRSTVLLTGETGTGKSFLARLIHQNSKRRGRQFISVHCGAIPEPLTESELFGHEKGAFTGAIKRKAGKFELAEGGTIFLDEIGTISHATQVKLLSVLQDREFQRVGGEETIPCNVRVIAATNEDLEDLVRKGQFRRDLFYRLNVFPIEVPPLREHREDIPQLATRFIQRSKPIGKEIHSIHPKVLDAFMRYDWPGNVRELENLVERACILETGFVLSPESVPQELFGEDRCPVSFQADTDMPLAEARQQAIDRFERMYLSQLLSTTRGSIAQTAEKAGITTRQLHKLMTRHGLKKEIFK, translated from the coding sequence GTGAAATCCATAATGATCATCTGCAGGGACGAGACCGACAGGTACACCCTGCTCAAAGAGCTCGCCAACCACGACGTGCGAGTGTTCCCCACACTGGACGATGCGCTGGAGGTGCTCTCGCGCCTGTTCTTCGACGCCGTGTTCATTGATCTTGAAACGCTTTCCGGTTCCTTCGGCTCTCCGCACAAGGGCATGAAAGAGGTGTGGAAGCGCCGCCCCTCCTGCGAAGTCGTGGTGCTTACCCCGCCCGATTCCGTGCGTCTGGCCGTGGACGCCGTGCGCGACGGGGCCGCCGACTACCTGACCGCCCCGGTGCAACCCGATGAGCTGCATCTTGTCATGGGCCACCTGTTCCGCTCTGTCGAACTCAAGACCGAGTTAGGCGTGCAGGCCGATGACCAGTGGCAGGAAAAGACGCTGGATGCCCTGCAGACCCAGAACCCCAAGATGCAGGCCCTGTACGAAAAGGTTGAACGTGTTGCGGGCACGCGCAGCACCGTGCTGCTCACAGGCGAAACAGGCACGGGCAAAAGCTTTCTGGCCCGGCTTATCCACCAGAACAGCAAACGCCGCGGCCGCCAGTTCATAAGCGTGCACTGCGGGGCCATTCCCGAACCGCTGACCGAGAGCGAACTCTTCGGCCATGAAAAGGGAGCCTTTACCGGCGCCATAAAGCGCAAGGCGGGCAAGTTTGAACTGGCCGAAGGCGGCACCATTTTTCTGGATGAAATAGGCACCATCAGCCATGCCACACAGGTAAAACTGCTCAGCGTGCTGCAGGACAGGGAATTTCAGCGTGTGGGTGGTGAGGAAACCATTCCCTGCAATGTGCGCGTTATTGCCGCCACCAACGAAGACCTTGAAGATCTGGTCCGCAAGGGGCAGTTCCGCCGCGATCTCTTTTACCGGCTCAACGTGTTTCCCATTGAAGTGCCGCCGCTGCGCGAACACCGTGAAGACATTCCCCAGCTCGCCACCCGTTTCATCCAGCGGTCCAAACCCATTGGCAAAGAGATTCACTCCATCCACCCCAAGGTGCTTGATGCCTTCATGCGCTACGACTGGCCCGGCAACGTGCGCGAGCTCGAAAACCTTGTGGAGCGCGCGTGCATTCTGGAAACCGGGTTTGTTCTTTCTCCGGAAAGCGTGCCGCAGGAACTCTTTGGCGAGGACCGCTGCCCCGTCTCCTTTCAGGCAGATACGGACATGCCCCTTGCGGAGGCACGGCAGCAGGCCATAGACCGGTTTGAGCGCATGTACCTTTCCCAACTGCTGAGCACCACACGCGGCAGCATAGCCCAAACTGCAGAAAAAGCAGGCATTACCACCCGCCAGCTGCATAAATTGATGACCCGCCACGGACTGAAAAAAGAAATTTTCAAATAA
- a CDS encoding DUF2959 family protein: MRATRNVVFVLTSLLCVLMLGAATGCRNVYYDAMQAVGVEKREMLVENTEELRDTLHLVKTEFGVAPNRLATIVQPDALAPDQQYEQAQILYDSCQERYDELNNSIGKTEEVANSLFEDWIEETSQQPTDSLRAASQRRLDETREAFRSMMRPVRSASDRVPPVLSALEQHVIHLKMNRNAQASETILAELDRSQTDLQALLDQAQVAIDATNTFIHSMSRQVHQMKTGQQE; the protein is encoded by the coding sequence ATGCGCGCGACGCGTAATGTTGTGTTTGTTCTGACTTCCTTACTGTGTGTTCTTATGCTCGGCGCCGCAACCGGCTGCCGCAATGTCTATTACGATGCCATGCAGGCCGTGGGCGTGGAAAAACGCGAAATGCTCGTCGAAAATACCGAAGAGCTGCGCGACACTCTGCATCTGGTAAAAACCGAATTCGGCGTTGCCCCCAACAGGCTGGCAACCATTGTTCAGCCGGATGCCCTTGCCCCCGACCAGCAGTATGAACAGGCCCAGATTCTGTATGACAGCTGTCAGGAACGCTACGACGAGCTGAACAACAGCATCGGCAAGACCGAAGAAGTTGCCAACTCACTGTTCGAGGACTGGATTGAAGAAACCAGCCAGCAGCCCACCGACAGCCTGCGCGCCGCCAGCCAGAGACGACTGGATGAAACGCGCGAGGCCTTCCGCAGCATGATGCGCCCCGTGCGCTCCGCTTCGGACAGGGTGCCGCCGGTGCTGAGTGCGCTTGAGCAGCACGTCATTCATCTCAAGATGAATCGCAATGCGCAGGCTTCGGAGACCATTCTCGCCGAACTGGATCGTTCGCAGACCGACCTGCAGGCACTGCTTGATCAGGCGCAGGTTGCCATAGACGCCACCAACACCTTTATCCATTCCATGAGCCGTCAGGTTCACCAGATGAAGACCGGACAGCAGGAATAG
- a CDS encoding YccF domain-containing protein, with the protein MIRMIMNILWFLLGGLWMGIGWYLAGLIMLVSIIGIPWAKACFVIGTFAFWPFGKEVVRREYVTGRDDIGTGALGFIGNVVWFIFCGIWLAIGHLLAALLNFITIIGIPFGFQHIKLAAICLAPIGKTVVERPDTFLDS; encoded by the coding sequence ATGATCCGAATGATAATGAATATTCTCTGGTTTCTGCTTGGCGGCCTGTGGATGGGCATAGGCTGGTATCTTGCCGGACTGATCATGCTGGTGAGCATCATCGGCATTCCGTGGGCAAAGGCGTGCTTTGTCATAGGCACCTTTGCGTTCTGGCCGTTCGGCAAGGAAGTGGTACGGCGCGAATACGTCACCGGACGTGACGATATCGGCACCGGCGCGCTTGGATTCATCGGCAACGTGGTGTGGTTCATCTTCTGCGGAATCTGGCTGGCCATTGGCCACCTGCTTGCAGCGCTGCTGAACTTCATCACCATTATCGGCATTCCTTTCGGCTTCCAGCACATCAAGCTGGCGGCCATATGTCTTGCGCCCATAGGCAAGACTGTGGTGGAACGGCCTGATACCTTTCTCGACTCCTAA
- a CDS encoding ArsR/SmtB family transcription factor, which produces MENLAEQLKALSEPTRLRIVRLLMHGELCICDLMAALDLPQSTISRHMSFLKRAGWVNGRRSAKWVYYSLAIARDPAHAAFLGALKDLLPPRPEAIEDDKRLARHLATKTTATCADTTHEACSK; this is translated from the coding sequence ATGGAAAATCTCGCAGAACAACTCAAGGCCCTGTCGGAACCGACCCGCCTGCGCATTGTCAGGCTGCTCATGCACGGCGAGCTGTGCATATGCGACCTTATGGCCGCACTGGACCTGCCGCAGTCCACCATCTCGCGCCACATGTCCTTTCTGAAACGGGCTGGCTGGGTAAACGGCAGGCGCAGTGCCAAATGGGTGTATTACAGCCTCGCCATTGCCCGCGACCCTGCCCATGCAGCCTTTCTGGGGGCGCTGAAAGACCTGCTGCCGCCCCGCCCCGAAGCGATAGAGGATGATAAGCGCCTTGCGCGCCACCTTGCCACCAAAACCACCGCAACCTGTGCCGACACCACGCATGAGGCTTGCAGCAAATGA